One segment of Meriones unguiculatus strain TT.TT164.6M chromosome X, Bangor_MerUng_6.1, whole genome shotgun sequence DNA contains the following:
- the LOC132649870 gene encoding rhox homeobox family member 2-like, producing MDSSQGTNTLPAIEKRREEDIGQGEPAWGATAAEGKELKQFSGEGPSAASAAGLVDEGMDQEDSDSEGCQENEQEEEELVPKEAMEGKSEEPVPRQVPRLRLRHRFTQWQLEELERIFQTNSSLSVEARRQLARWMGVTEAIVKRWFEKRREKYRRYKRL from the exons ATGGACAGTAGCCAAG GTACAAACACTTTACCCGCtatagagaagagaagagaggaagataTAGGACAGGGCGAGCCGGCATGGGGAGCCACAGCAGCAGAAGGGAAGGAATTAAAACAGTTCAGTGGAGAAGGTCCCTCTGCTGCAAGTGCTGCAGGCCTTGTAGATGAAGGCATGGACCAGGAAGACAGTGACTCTGAAGGTTGCCAGGAGAATGAGCAGGAAGAAGAGGAGCTAGTTCCCAAGGAGGCCATGGAGGGCAAGAGTGAAGAGCCTGTGCCAAGGCAGGTGCCTCGACTTCGCTTGCGCCACAGATTCACCCAGTGGCAGCTGGAGGAACTGGAGCGCATTTTCCAGACCAATAGCTCCCTCAGTGTAGAAGCAAG AAGACAATTGGCCAGATGGATGGGTGTCACTGAAGCCATAGTGAAG AGATGGtttgagaagaggagagaaaaatacAGGAGATACAAGAGGCTATAA